In Anaerolineales bacterium, one DNA window encodes the following:
- a CDS encoding SMC family ATPase has protein sequence MIPLHLHISGFLSYRDPIDLDFDSFELACISGQNGAGKSSLLDSITWVLFGEARGRSMDVINLNQDVKAAEVALTFKYEGNIYRVQRTLPRGKSTVLEFQVKNENTWNPLTEKTTRDTQARIEQTLRLDYDTFINASFFLQGKADEFTQKKASERKSVLSTILGLEIWDTYKERTADKRKALEDEINSIDGRTAEIDAELSEEDVRRNRLAELESALKHLSAAREAQESALENIKKNAALLDEQRKFAMALSASLERSRKDLSTLESRLAEKETERAGYADLVARAKEIEGAYKTWQKARADLEEWDKTAAQFREHEKDRAPLLEKIAAEKARLEEERRSLLSEEQAVGGQKSAIDDLKNEIEKSRALLDEAEGRIKERIDLENKRNSAREKNAALKVENESLRREMDELKERIDTLKTAEGADCPLCGQPLSREHRKSTLKQLEESGREKGDRFRANKKEIEGTEKQIANCELRIMQFTDLENERVRFSNSISQLTERMQTLQALAKDWDKTGRKRLAEATKSLESGKYAIETQKGLAKLDRDLAKLGYDTAAHDAKRRQVLELRAVEEDFHKLDKARDLMKQVEKEMKRIQDERGRKQDEVEENEKAHHNAAQVLARSEAGAPDIQEAEGKLFALREDENRTRDEAGAARQRVEVLATLSVRRAEFESQREELNQKIIRHKTLERAFGRDGVPALLIEQALPQIEQKANDLLDRLSDGHMSIRFVTQEAYKDKKRDDLKETLDIQISDSAGTRDYEMYSGGEAFRVNFAIRLALSEILAQRKGARLQTLVIDEGFGSQDVQGRQRLIEAINTVKNDFAKILIITHLEELKDAFPNRIEVEKTERGSSVKVI, from the coding sequence ATGATTCCCCTTCATCTCCACATTTCAGGCTTCTTATCCTACCGCGACCCGATTGACCTGGACTTCGATTCATTTGAACTGGCCTGCATCTCAGGCCAGAACGGCGCGGGCAAATCGTCCCTGCTGGATTCGATCACGTGGGTATTGTTCGGCGAAGCACGCGGCAGGAGCATGGATGTGATCAATCTGAATCAGGATGTCAAAGCGGCTGAGGTGGCTTTGACTTTCAAGTACGAAGGCAATATTTATCGCGTACAGAGGACACTGCCGCGCGGAAAGTCCACAGTGCTCGAATTTCAGGTGAAGAATGAAAATACCTGGAACCCATTAACTGAAAAGACCACCCGGGATACACAGGCGCGTATTGAACAAACCTTACGCCTCGATTACGATACTTTCATCAACGCCTCCTTCTTTCTACAGGGCAAGGCGGATGAGTTCACGCAAAAGAAAGCCAGTGAACGCAAAAGTGTGTTGAGCACCATTCTGGGATTGGAGATCTGGGACACCTACAAGGAGCGCACCGCAGACAAACGCAAGGCGCTCGAGGATGAAATCAACTCCATTGACGGGCGCACGGCGGAAATCGATGCGGAACTCTCGGAGGAGGATGTGAGAAGGAATCGGCTGGCGGAACTTGAAAGCGCATTGAAGCACCTATCGGCGGCGAGGGAAGCGCAGGAATCCGCTTTGGAAAACATCAAAAAGAATGCAGCGCTGCTTGATGAACAGCGAAAATTTGCGATGGCCCTATCCGCTTCGCTTGAAAGGTCGCGCAAGGACTTATCCACTTTGGAGAGCCGCCTCGCCGAAAAAGAAACCGAACGCGCCGGGTACGCGGATCTGGTGGCGCGGGCAAAGGAGATCGAAGGGGCATACAAAACCTGGCAAAAAGCACGGGCGGACCTGGAAGAGTGGGATAAAACCGCCGCTCAATTCCGCGAACATGAAAAGGACCGCGCCCCCTTGCTCGAGAAAATTGCAGCGGAAAAGGCAAGGCTGGAGGAGGAAAGGCGCTCTTTATTAAGCGAAGAGCAGGCGGTTGGCGGGCAGAAATCCGCCATTGATGATTTGAAAAATGAGATCGAGAAATCACGTGCGCTGCTTGACGAAGCAGAGGGCAGGATCAAAGAACGCATTGACCTGGAGAATAAAAGGAACAGTGCGCGTGAAAAGAACGCGGCCTTGAAAGTTGAAAACGAGTCACTGCGCAGGGAGATGGATGAACTCAAGGAGCGTATTGACACTTTGAAAACTGCCGAAGGCGCGGATTGCCCCCTGTGCGGTCAGCCATTGAGCAGGGAACATCGCAAATCCACTTTGAAGCAGCTTGAAGAAAGCGGCAGGGAAAAAGGCGACCGCTTCCGTGCCAACAAAAAGGAAATTGAAGGCACTGAAAAGCAAATTGCAAATTGCGAATTGCGGATTATGCAGTTCACCGATTTGGAAAACGAGCGCGTACGGTTTTCAAACAGCATTTCACAATTAACCGAACGCATGCAAACCCTGCAAGCCCTCGCAAAGGACTGGGATAAGACGGGCAGGAAGCGCCTTGCAGAAGCGACAAAATCGTTGGAAAGCGGAAAGTATGCAATCGAAACACAAAAAGGGCTCGCCAAACTGGACCGGGATCTTGCCAAACTCGGCTATGACACCGCCGCGCATGACGCCAAACGAAGGCAGGTGCTCGAACTGCGCGCGGTGGAGGAGGATTTCCATAAACTTGATAAAGCCCGCGATCTTATGAAGCAGGTCGAAAAGGAAATGAAACGTATCCAAGATGAGAGGGGCAGGAAGCAGGACGAGGTTGAAGAGAACGAAAAAGCCCACCACAATGCCGCCCAGGTACTGGCGCGATCGGAGGCTGGCGCACCGGATATTCAGGAGGCGGAGGGTAAACTCTTTGCACTGCGCGAGGATGAAAACCGCACCCGCGATGAAGCCGGTGCAGCGCGCCAGCGCGTGGAGGTGCTTGCCACCCTGAGCGTGCGCAGGGCGGAGTTCGAAAGCCAGCGCGAGGAACTCAATCAAAAGATAATTCGCCACAAGACGCTTGAGCGCGCCTTCGGCAGGGACGGTGTGCCTGCCCTGCTGATCGAACAGGCGTTGCCACAGATCGAACAGAAAGCCAATGACCTGCTCGATCGCTTGAGTGACGGGCACATGTCGATCCGCTTTGTCACGCAGGAGGCCTATAAGGATAAAAAGCGTGATGACTTGAAGGAAACGCTCGATATCCAGATCAGCGATTCGGCCGGCACGCGCGATTATGAAATGTACTCAGGCGGCGAGGCATTTCGCGTGAACTTTGCCATCCGCCTCGCGCTCTCTGAAATCCTTGCCCAGCGCAAAGGCGCGCGCCTGCAAACCCTCGTCATCGACGAAGGCTTCGGCTCGCAGGATGTGCAGGGACGGCAAAGACTGATCGAAGCCATCAATACCGTCAAAAATGATTTTGCAAAGATCCTTATCATCACCCATCTCGAAGAACTCAAGGATGCCTTCCCGAACCGTATCGAGGTTGAAAAAACGGAACGCGGCAGTTCGGTCAAGGTAATTTAA
- a CDS encoding glycosyltransferase, whose translation MAFLFISTFLFIAGLVIIHWVHNQYHLDIIVTPKTPPSRAPLVSICIPARNEEKNIRRCVEAALVQDYQNLEVIVLDDRSMDATPAQLEEIASRDSRLMPIHGSDLPPGWAGKPHALYQASAVARGEWLCFVDADTLLAPQALSSVLAKAWETEADMFTVMTRQILGSFWEKVVMPLVMTALSVGFSPRKVNDPSRRDAIANGQFIFIKRSVYDAIGGHESVKDQIVEDKAISEQVKWNGYRLVVADGSHVVSTRMYTSLAEMWEGWTKNIYLGLRDHPSMLLLGAFGATLALIAALFLPVWPLLGVFWYFNGDGWMAIGVIFQSLLVWGALIYARANVAHGMGISRWYAWTTPLGAGVFAAMMLTSAWKVISGQGVTWRGRKYLSSL comes from the coding sequence ATGGCCTTTCTCTTTATTTCAACTTTTCTATTTATTGCAGGGCTTGTCATCATTCATTGGGTGCACAACCAGTATCATCTTGATATCATCGTCACACCCAAAACGCCGCCCAGCCGTGCGCCGCTTGTCTCCATCTGCATCCCTGCACGCAATGAAGAAAAAAATATTCGCAGATGTGTCGAAGCCGCATTGGTACAGGATTATCAAAATCTCGAAGTCATTGTTCTGGATGACCGCTCCATGGATGCGACGCCGGCTCAATTGGAGGAAATTGCTTCCCGCGATTCTCGCCTCATGCCAATCCACGGCTCGGACCTACCCCCAGGCTGGGCGGGCAAACCCCATGCCTTGTACCAAGCCTCAGCCGTCGCCCGCGGCGAGTGGCTGTGCTTCGTGGACGCGGATACCTTGCTTGCGCCGCAGGCATTGTCGTCCGTGTTGGCAAAGGCTTGGGAAACAGAAGCAGATATGTTCACGGTTATGACACGCCAGATCCTCGGCTCGTTTTGGGAGAAGGTCGTCATGCCGCTGGTGATGACCGCGCTCTCCGTTGGATTTTCCCCGCGTAAAGTGAACGACCCATCCCGACGTGATGCCATCGCCAACGGACAGTTCATCTTCATCAAGCGTTCGGTCTATGATGCCATCGGCGGGCATGAAAGCGTCAAAGACCAGATCGTGGAAGATAAAGCCATCTCCGAGCAGGTGAAATGGAACGGTTATCGGCTCGTCGTGGCGGACGGCTCGCACGTGGTCAGCACGCGCATGTACACATCCCTCGCGGAGATGTGGGAAGGCTGGACGAAGAATATCTACCTCGGCTTGCGGGATCATCCATCCATGCTGTTGCTGGGAGCCTTCGGCGCAACGCTCGCCCTGATCGCGGCGCTATTTTTACCTGTCTGGCCTCTTCTTGGAGTTTTCTGGTATTTCAACGGAGACGGCTGGATGGCGATTGGCGTTATCTTTCAATCCCTGCTGGTTTGGGGCGCGTTGATTTATGCGCGGGCAAACGTGGCACACGGGATGGGCATCTCCCGCTGGTATGCGTGGACAACCCCGCTGGGTGCAGGCGTGTTTGCCGCCATGATGTTGACTTCCGCATGGAAGGTGATATCCGGGCAGGGGGTTACCTGGCGGGGCAGGAAGTATCTTTCAAGTTTGTGA
- a CDS encoding copper chaperone PCu(A)C, with translation MKKIVMFVLTGMLLLNACAAPGSVSIEVSGTWARSGSKDGNSAAYMLLFNQTGQTDQLIGASSDAASAVEIHLSQMSTDGVMQMTRQEAITLPSNAMLELKPGSYHVMLIDLKQDLAAGESIEITLHFRNHADVILTVPIRDAADMGGSGMDGQNMP, from the coding sequence ATGAAAAAGATTGTGATGTTCGTCTTGACGGGGATGCTGTTGTTGAACGCGTGCGCCGCGCCGGGCAGTGTTTCCATTGAAGTGAGTGGTACCTGGGCACGTTCCGGGTCGAAGGATGGGAACAGTGCGGCCTACATGCTGCTGTTCAATCAAACAGGGCAGACGGATCAACTGATCGGCGCTTCGTCGGATGCCGCTTCAGCGGTTGAGATCCATTTAAGCCAGATGAGTACGGACGGCGTGATGCAGATGACCCGGCAGGAGGCGATAACACTCCCATCGAACGCGATGCTGGAATTAAAACCGGGCAGTTATCACGTCATGTTGATCGATCTCAAGCAGGATTTGGCGGCGGGCGAGAGCATCGAGATCACGCTACATTTCAGAAATCACGCGGATGTTATCCTGACGGTCCCAATCCGGGACGCAGCCGATATGGGCGGTTCCGGCATGGATGGACAGAACATGCCATAA
- the nrfH gene encoding cytochrome c nitrite reductase small subunit, which yields MSKLPIIAILVAVLALGYFALVSDAAAYGGSAPETCANCHAMDSQYENWYHGGHSNWAKCTDCHLPHSNFIVYYAEKGRQGAKDTYAFVTGNIPELMRAEDKTKEIVQENCIHCHENTVEEIVMGEQEFDRYCWDCHRYTAHGARGGSGAPYQDSHLYPTK from the coding sequence ATGTCCAAACTTCCCATCATTGCCATCCTGGTTGCGGTCCTTGCTCTGGGATATTTTGCGCTGGTGTCCGATGCCGCCGCCTACGGTGGGAGCGCGCCGGAGACCTGTGCGAACTGCCATGCGATGGATTCGCAGTACGAGAACTGGTACCACGGGGGACATTCCAACTGGGCAAAATGCACCGACTGCCACCTCCCCCACAGCAATTTCATTGTGTATTATGCCGAGAAGGGGCGGCAGGGCGCGAAGGATACCTATGCCTTTGTAACGGGGAACATCCCTGAGTTAATGCGTGCGGAGGACAAAACGAAGGAGATCGTGCAGGAGAACTGCATCCACTGCCATGAAAACACGGTGGAGGAGATTGTAATGGGGGAACAGGAATTTGACCGCTACTGCTGGGACTGCCACCGCTATACCGCGCATGGCGCACGAGGCGGTTCCGGCGCGCCCTATCAAGATTCACATCTTTATCCGACCAAATAA
- a CDS encoding ammonia-forming cytochrome c nitrite reductase subunit c552 → MKQYTTLILAGLVIVLAAVLIGVLTYVRSHPVQERAIQPLVEIAAMEPDSSVWGVNFPNQYDTFLKTKTNNLDTTYGGSSAFSWLERDPRQVILFAGYPFSVDYNDDRGHANALQDVRETKRLNLDVSNPARTPGTCYSCKSSDNPGLWDRLGMEAYDAMSFVELGDHITEPIGCANCHEAGTMRLIVTNPALDEALQRQGKDWRTFTRQEMRTVVCANCHVEYYFKGDGKYLTFPWDKGTKVEDMITYYEAAGFKDWTYPETDTPMLKAQHPEYEFFTAGSTHYNAGVSCSDCHMPYVRDGASKYSTHDVKSPLLNPEPACGQCHTNVEYVVNRVNQIQQQVASTKIATEDAIIDAINAIKLAAANPGADKDLLDQARTLHREAHFMWDFISAENSTGFHNPEYALEVLAKATNLARQAQMFAAQSVGDTSLLATGTYYPSE, encoded by the coding sequence ATGAAACAATACACCACTCTCATTCTGGCTGGTTTGGTGATCGTCCTTGCCGCCGTTTTGATCGGCGTTCTAACTTATGTACGGAGTCATCCTGTACAGGAACGCGCCATCCAGCCGCTGGTGGAGATTGCGGCGATGGAACCCGATTCTTCGGTATGGGGCGTGAATTTCCCCAATCAATATGACACCTTCCTGAAGACCAAGACCAACAATCTGGATACGACATACGGTGGTTCTTCGGCGTTCTCATGGCTGGAACGTGACCCGCGTCAGGTCATCCTGTTTGCCGGATACCCGTTCAGCGTGGATTACAACGATGACCGCGGTCATGCCAACGCTTTGCAGGATGTACGCGAGACCAAACGCCTCAACCTCGACGTGAGCAATCCCGCCCGCACCCCGGGCACATGCTACTCCTGTAAATCCTCCGACAATCCCGGCCTGTGGGACCGTCTCGGCATGGAGGCATACGATGCCATGTCCTTTGTGGAACTTGGCGATCATATTACCGAGCCGATCGGTTGTGCCAATTGTCATGAAGCAGGGACAATGCGTTTGATCGTCACCAACCCTGCGCTGGACGAAGCCCTCCAGCGCCAAGGCAAGGATTGGCGCACCTTCACCCGTCAGGAGATGCGAACGGTGGTCTGCGCGAATTGTCACGTCGAGTATTACTTCAAGGGTGACGGAAAATATCTCACCTTCCCCTGGGATAAAGGCACAAAAGTCGAAGATATGATCACGTATTACGAAGCGGCAGGATTCAAGGATTGGACATATCCCGAAACCGATACCCCCATGCTCAAGGCCCAGCATCCTGAGTATGAATTCTTCACTGCAGGAAGCACGCACTACAATGCTGGTGTCTCCTGCTCAGATTGTCACATGCCCTATGTCCGTGATGGCGCAAGCAAGTATTCCACGCACGATGTCAAAAGCCCCCTGCTCAACCCGGAGCCAGCCTGCGGACAATGTCACACCAACGTCGAGTACGTGGTGAACCGCGTCAACCAGATCCAGCAGCAGGTCGCCAGCACCAAGATCGCCACCGAAGACGCCATCATCGACGCGATCAACGCCATCAAACTTGCTGCTGCCAACCCCGGTGCAGACAAGGACCTGCTTGATCAGGCGCGTACACTTCACCGCGAAGCGCATTTCATGTGGGACTTTATCTCCGCTGAGAACAGCACCGGCTTCCACAATCCCGAATACGCGCTCGAAGTGCTCGCGAAAGCTACAAACCTTGCGCGGCAGGCACAGATGTTCGCTGCGCAGTCCGTGGGTGATACCTCCCTGCTTGCCACCGGCACATACTATCCTTCGGAATAG
- a CDS encoding DUF6174 domain-containing protein, translating to MKKIILLMLVLILAACSAATRSEYDQSLKKWDDADITHYRYTLFIGCFCPFAQDMPLIIEVKDGGMVSITRFDGTPIETTDPAYDTYVSYATIDRIFLKLETALSGEADDVIVAYDSVYGFPANIAIDYIKEAIDDELSFQISSFEVLE from the coding sequence ATGAAAAAGATAATTTTATTAATGCTGGTACTTATCCTCGCTGCCTGTTCCGCTGCCACGCGGTCGGAATACGATCAAAGCCTCAAGAAATGGGATGACGCCGATATCACCCACTATCGTTACACCCTCTTTATCGGCTGTTTCTGCCCGTTCGCGCAGGACATGCCCCTCATCATCGAAGTAAAGGACGGCGGGATGGTTTCGATAACCCGTTTCGACGGCACACCGATTGAAACGACGGATCCCGCCTACGATACGTACGTATCCTATGCGACGATTGACCGCATCTTTCTTAAGCTGGAAACTGCTCTTTCAGGTGAGGCGGATGACGTCATTGTGGCGTATGACTCGGTGTACGGATTCCCCGCCAACATCGCCATTGACTACATCAAGGAAGCCATTGACGATGAATTGTCGTTTCAAATCTCGAGTTTTGAGGTGTTGGAATAG
- a CDS encoding Crp/Fnr family transcriptional regulator, whose amino-acid sequence MKSMEANLAQRVKVLRGNEYFDDLAEDMLGDIAGYMHLREYQRGDVLFWEGDPCDGLYIIEQGSAKIFRLSPQGRQYIVRILQEGDTFAEVPAFDEGTNPANVEALEACRVWVINSGKLRELVKAHPVFAQKVLVNFGRMLRGMVRMVSEMAFYQVTHRLARLIAEMPQERSAPYWTQEQLAARLGTVREVVARSMKELERSGAIKVEDRRIQIMDREIFDQWAQPYN is encoded by the coding sequence ATGAAATCCATGGAAGCGAACCTTGCCCAAAGAGTGAAGGTCCTGCGGGGTAATGAATACTTTGACGATCTTGCGGAAGACATGCTGGGAGATATTGCTGGATACATGCACCTGCGCGAATACCAGCGCGGGGATGTGTTGTTCTGGGAAGGCGACCCTTGCGATGGTCTGTATATTATTGAACAGGGAAGCGCCAAGATATTCCGCCTTTCCCCGCAGGGGCGGCAGTATATTGTCCGTATTTTGCAGGAGGGGGATACGTTTGCGGAGGTCCCTGCATTTGATGAAGGGACGAATCCCGCCAACGTCGAGGCGCTGGAGGCATGCCGTGTCTGGGTGATCAATAGCGGGAAATTACGCGAACTCGTCAAAGCGCACCCTGTATTTGCTCAAAAGGTATTGGTGAACTTCGGCAGGATGCTGCGCGGCATGGTGCGGATGGTGAGCGAAATGGCCTTCTATCAGGTTACCCACCGCCTCGCGCGTTTGATCGCGGAGATGCCTCAGGAACGGTCCGCGCCGTACTGGACGCAGGAACAGCTTGCCGCGAGACTGGGAACGGTACGGGAGGTGGTGGCCCGTTCCATGAAGGAACTGGAACGCAGCGGCGCGATCAAGGTGGAGGACCGGCGCATCCAGATCATGGACAGGGAAATCTTTGACCAGTGGGCACAGCCTTATAATTGA
- a CDS encoding phosphoribosyltransferase family protein: protein MPSEPRREVVSWEEVDKLIDHLIPQLRREFTAMVLITRGGIIPGGLLAEAMDITHILTAAVDFPAQMQSQESSAFMAWPQFIQFPAEDKLRGRPTLIVDDVWGSGRTITAVKNRVSAAGGFPETCVLHFNPYRNLFGSVRPDYYAATTDAFIVYPWEIDRGADHVLLGEI, encoded by the coding sequence ATGCCGTCTGAACCCCGCCGTGAAGTGGTCTCCTGGGAGGAGGTGGATAAATTAATTGACCACCTGATTCCCCAGCTCCGCCGCGAGTTTACCGCGATGGTGTTGATCACGCGCGGCGGGATCATTCCCGGCGGGCTGCTGGCCGAGGCGATGGACATTACCCACATCCTCACCGCCGCCGTGGACTTTCCCGCGCAGATGCAGAGCCAGGAATCATCGGCTTTCATGGCCTGGCCCCAGTTCATTCAATTCCCTGCAGAGGATAAATTGCGCGGACGCCCCACCCTGATTGTGGACGATGTCTGGGGGTCGGGACGCACGATCACGGCGGTGAAGAACCGCGTCTCTGCGGCAGGCGGTTTCCCGGAGACCTGCGTCCTGCATTTCAACCCGTATCGCAATTTATTTGGAAGTGTCCGCCCTGATTACTATGCGGCGACCACCGATGCGTTCATTGTCTATCCATGGGAGATCGATCGTGGCGCGGACCATGTTTTGCTGGGTGAGATATAA
- a CDS encoding methyl-accepting chemotaxis protein, with product MSATTRAKPYLSLRYKLLIPLMTLGIVIFILSYFGARNYLRATIYNVMEEDIISIRDFVAACMDEDVLQALTSGSAQYDASAGWPAGMTDPRYWEQQACLDAVHDYTSRAEMYTYYVVDEKTLAYGLDQWTTLFPEDSFPLGDLISEVDNNVEDLWFGLDDTYIYPELEYDEELDLYYFAAATPLFNSSGNVVGGLSIFLDAGWAVENLQQLSTNLLIIFMGIFAVITILLLAITRTTMSELSALQATSQRVANGDYTPIAIKPHTLDDEVSTLARLFNIMLDKVRVREETLQKQVVELKIQIDIEKRSKDVKEIVDTEFFQDLKQRATDLRKRKNKGME from the coding sequence ATGTCCGCAACAACGCGAGCGAAACCCTACCTGAGCCTGCGCTATAAATTATTAATCCCCTTGATGACCCTCGGCATTGTCATCTTTATCCTGAGTTATTTTGGCGCGCGAAATTACCTGAGAGCCACGATCTACAATGTAATGGAGGAGGATATCATTTCCATCAGGGACTTCGTCGCCGCCTGTATGGACGAAGATGTGCTGCAAGCACTGACTTCAGGAAGCGCACAGTACGATGCTTCCGCAGGGTGGCCTGCAGGCATGACCGACCCGCGCTACTGGGAGCAGCAAGCCTGTCTCGATGCCGTCCATGACTATACCTCCCGCGCTGAAATGTACACCTATTATGTGGTGGACGAAAAGACACTCGCGTACGGGCTTGACCAATGGACGACGTTATTCCCGGAAGACAGCTTTCCCCTCGGCGATTTGATCAGCGAGGTGGATAACAATGTGGAAGACCTGTGGTTCGGGCTGGATGATACCTATATTTATCCCGAGCTTGAATATGATGAAGAACTGGATCTCTATTATTTTGCCGCCGCCACACCGCTCTTCAATTCAAGCGGCAATGTTGTGGGCGGTTTGTCCATTTTTCTGGATGCAGGCTGGGCGGTCGAGAACCTTCAGCAACTTTCCACAAACCTCCTGATCATTTTTATGGGTATTTTTGCCGTGATCACCATCCTTCTGCTGGCAATTACCAGAACTACCATGTCCGAACTCAGCGCCTTGCAGGCCACCTCCCAGCGCGTTGCCAATGGGGACTACACCCCCATTGCCATAAAACCTCATACGCTGGATGACGAAGTATCCACACTTGCGCGGTTATTTAACATCATGCTTGATAAGGTCCGCGTGCGTGAAGAAACTCTGCAAAAACAGGTCGTTGAATTAAAAATTCAAATTGACATTGAAAAACGCAGCAAGGATGTAAAGGAAATTGTGGATACGGAATTCTTCCAGGATCTAAAACAACGCGCCACAGACCTGCGCAAGCGAAAAAACAAAGGCATGGAATAG